A region from the Salmo trutta chromosome 40, fSalTru1.1, whole genome shotgun sequence genome encodes:
- the LOC115180383 gene encoding protein mono-ADP-ribosyltransferase PARP11, protein MLLQHFQAVLNQIRSGRLILDSYSTIHLYYITKPQEKMWTQSDSSSEVEDMDTSDMPVMTDYKTNPWHWFYLDERGTWHMFENDQMEGNSLTSEDIERYYTRNPKGVLQISTSRGINKLDFAEMVLTDIKTRKQRRIKRSNKTHETGNNGRCSCVSSVPTHWEAVDPKYPYQVFCLKRDTAEYNYVAGCLKDGELDRRIKSICRIQNLDLWEFYCRKKIQLGRIQGVTEVKEEKLFHGTKVSNVHSICTYNFDNRLAGINGHVLGKGTYFARFASYADK, encoded by the exons CTTTACTACATTACAAAACCTCAGGAGAAG ATGTGGACTCAATCAGACAGCAGTTCAGAAGTTGAGGACATGGACACCTCAGACATGCCTGTTATGACAGATTACAAAACAAATCCATGGCATTGGTTCTACCTGGACGAAAGGGGAACGTGGCACATGTTTGAG AATGATCAAATGGAAGGAAATTCTCTGACCAGTGAGGACATTGAAAGGTATTATACAAGAAATCCAAAAGGAGTGTTACAGATATCCACATCCAGAGGCATCAACAAGCTGGATTTTGCTG AGATGGTTCTGACTGACATCAAAACAAGGAAGCAGAGGCGAATCAAACGATCCAACAAGACTCACGAAACTGGGAATAATGGAAG ATGCTCTTGTGTTAGTTCAGTGCCCACACACTGGGAAGCGGTGGACCCCAAATACCCCTATCAG GTGTTCTGTCTGAAGAGAGACACAGCTGAATATAATTATGTGGCAGGCTGCTTAAAGGATGGGGAACTAGACAGACGCATCAAATCCATCTGTAGAATACAGAACCTGGACCTCTGGGAATTTTACTGTAG GAAAAAGATTCAGTTGGGAAGGATTCAAGGTGTTACAGAGGTCAAGGAGGAGAAGCTGTTTCATGGAACAAAAGTCAGCAACGTACACTCAATTTGTACATACAATTTTGACAACAGGTTAGCTGGTATCAACGGCCATGTTCTTGGAAAAG GAACCTACTTTGCAAGATTTGCATCATATGCAGACAAGTAA